The following coding sequences are from one Prochlorococcus sp. MIT 0604 window:
- a CDS encoding DUF2130 domain-containing protein, whose product MKDIKCPSCGKTFRIDPSSFEEILLQIKDEEFNKQIKERLILAEEDNKKALGLLKRELKIKLIEQNRIKESEIQTLESKLKIAEEKKINSLNDLKNQATNKINSLNNELIKLKDEIKNQSLISELSLKNKVNEAVSNLEKENSSLTNSIEKMRLEQSINEKLIEEKFKSKISERDLTIQELREMKSKLSTKMVGETLEIHCETQFNLNRATAFQNSYFEKDNDATSGSKGDYIFREFDENKTEVVSIMFEMKNESINGTNRRKNEDFLKELDKDRRQKSCEYAVLVSLLEPDSELYNSGIVDVSHRYPKMYIIRPQFFLPIISLLRNASMETLKYKSQIDLMKRENYDITNFESTLEQFKNAVGKNVSLAQDRFNDAISEIDKSINHLQKTKEALILSKKHLLSADSKSQDLTVKKLTRNNPTMKKKFNDLNNLEDEVA is encoded by the coding sequence ATGAAAGATATTAAATGTCCTTCATGTGGCAAAACTTTCCGAATTGATCCCAGCAGCTTTGAAGAAATACTGCTTCAGATAAAAGACGAAGAATTTAATAAACAAATAAAAGAAAGACTAATTTTGGCTGAAGAAGATAACAAAAAAGCTTTGGGACTTTTAAAGCGTGAGTTAAAAATAAAGCTAATAGAGCAAAATCGCATTAAAGAGTCTGAGATCCAAACTCTTGAATCTAAATTAAAAATAGCTGAAGAAAAGAAAATAAATTCTCTTAATGATTTAAAAAATCAAGCAACAAACAAAATTAATTCACTGAATAATGAATTAATCAAGTTAAAGGACGAAATTAAAAACCAGTCTTTAATTTCAGAATTGTCCTTAAAAAATAAAGTCAATGAAGCTGTTTCTAATTTAGAGAAAGAAAACTCATCTTTGACAAATTCAATTGAAAAGATGAGGCTTGAACAATCAATAAATGAAAAATTAATTGAAGAGAAATTCAAAAGCAAAATTAGTGAAAGGGATCTCACTATTCAAGAGCTTAGAGAAATGAAATCTAAATTATCTACAAAAATGGTAGGAGAAACCTTAGAAATTCACTGTGAAACTCAATTCAATCTTAATCGCGCTACTGCATTTCAAAACTCATATTTCGAAAAGGATAATGATGCCACTTCTGGAAGCAAGGGTGATTACATTTTTAGGGAATTTGATGAGAATAAAACCGAAGTCGTATCCATAATGTTTGAGATGAAGAACGAAAGTATAAATGGAACTAATAGAAGAAAAAACGAAGATTTTTTAAAAGAATTAGATAAAGACAGAAGGCAAAAATCTTGTGAGTATGCAGTACTCGTTTCTCTTCTGGAACCAGATAGTGAATTATATAATTCTGGTATAGTAGATGTTTCTCATAGATATCCAAAGATGTATATAATAAGACCTCAATTCTTTTTGCCAATTATCTCTCTACTAAGAAATGCATCTATGGAAACTTTAAAATATAAATCACAAATAGATTTAATGAAACGGGAGAATTATGACATAACTAATTTTGAAAGTACTCTTGAGCAATTTAAGAATGCAGTTGGTAAAAATGTTTCACTTGCCCAAGATAGATTTAATGATGCAATTTCAGAAATTGATAAATCAATAAACCATTTACAAAAAACAAAGGAGGCTTTAATTCTTTCAAAAAAACATCTTTTATCCGCTGACAGCAAATCTCAAGATTTAACAGTAAAGAAATTAACTAGAAATAATCCCACCATGAAGAAAAAGTTTAATGATTTAAATAATCTCGAAGATGAAGTAGCCTAA
- the psb29 gene encoding photosystem II biogenesis protein Psp29, whose protein sequence is MKEKLTVSDSKKLFHEKFPYVIPGLYKRIVDEMLVELNLLNHQNEFTQDYLFCIGLTETFKELMKGYKPEKHLDLLFESLCSSTNFEAKEINEISQKSQKEFHDKTSKDILKLLKEKSNIELYPSRILNLGIYILISNSQDVKEKNESDINKMTSDIFEKLSLSTNKAEKDIGIYKSSISKMEQAKELIEELKIKNKKKEQK, encoded by the coding sequence TTGAAAGAAAAATTGACTGTCTCAGATAGCAAAAAGTTATTTCATGAAAAATTTCCTTACGTTATTCCGGGTTTATATAAAAGAATAGTTGATGAAATGCTTGTCGAACTAAATCTTCTAAATCATCAAAATGAATTTACTCAAGATTATCTCTTTTGTATTGGTCTCACTGAAACATTCAAAGAATTAATGAAAGGATATAAACCTGAGAAACATTTGGATCTTCTTTTTGAATCTCTATGTAGTTCTACAAATTTTGAAGCAAAGGAAATTAATGAAATATCTCAAAAATCACAAAAGGAATTTCACGATAAAACATCTAAAGATATTTTGAAATTATTAAAAGAAAAAAGCAATATTGAACTCTATCCTTCAAGGATATTGAACTTAGGCATATATATATTAATTTCAAATTCCCAAGATGTAAAAGAGAAAAATGAATCAGATATAAATAAGATGACCTCTGATATTTTTGAGAAGTTAAGCTTATCTACTAATAAAGCAGAAAAAGATATTGGTATTTACAAAAGTAGCATATCAAAAATGGAACAAGCAAAAGAATTAATTGAAGAGCTCAAAATCAAGAATAAGAAAAAAGAACAAAAATAA
- the clpP gene encoding ATP-dependent Clp endopeptidase proteolytic subunit ClpP, with the protein MMIPLVLEESGGSERVFDIYSRLLRERIIFLGEQVTSETANRIVAQLLFLEAEDPDKDIYMYINSPGGSVYDGLGIFDTMQHVKPDIHTVCVGLAASMGAFLLAAGTKGKRSSLRHSRIMIHQPLGGARGQASDIRIQADEILFLKERLNTELSERTGKDYETIKEDTDRDFYMSPNEAVEYGLIDLVLDKKPIKV; encoded by the coding sequence ATTATGATCCCTTTAGTTTTAGAAGAGTCTGGCGGTAGTGAAAGAGTCTTTGATATTTATTCGAGATTATTAAGAGAAAGAATAATCTTTTTAGGAGAACAAGTTACTAGTGAAACTGCTAATAGAATTGTTGCGCAATTATTATTCCTTGAAGCAGAGGACCCAGACAAGGATATCTATATGTATATAAATTCTCCAGGAGGATCTGTCTATGATGGGTTGGGGATCTTTGACACAATGCAGCATGTTAAGCCTGACATACATACAGTTTGTGTAGGTTTGGCAGCTAGTATGGGCGCTTTTTTGCTTGCAGCAGGTACTAAAGGTAAAAGAAGCAGCCTTAGACATTCAAGAATAATGATTCATCAGCCTCTTGGAGGTGCTAGAGGGCAAGCCAGTGACATAAGAATTCAAGCAGATGAAATTTTGTTCTTAAAAGAACGTCTTAATACTGAATTATCAGAACGAACTGGAAAGGATTATGAAACTATCAAAGAAGATACTGATAGAGATTTTTATATGTCTCCAAACGAAGCTGTAGAGTATGGATTAATTGATTTGGTATTAGATAAGAAACCAATTAAAGTTTAA
- a CDS encoding ligase-associated DNA damage response exonuclease — translation MRTKQEDLIRHKDGNLYCELADIWIDPSKPVRKALITHAHFDHFTFGCEEYISTKETAILIKGRVGENIKIKTFEYGEEFKINGINISFHPSGHILGSSQIRFIFAEEKWLISGDFKLQKDETCKQYEIVKTDYLISECTFGLPIFKWDESNKIANDISKWITNSPEKTSLLFCYTLGKAQRLLNEISQTNFKGNIYSHGSIHKMNNIYRELGIDIKDTIKIENKKKIDELKGSLILLPPSLSKGSYLKNFKNIQTAFASGWMSIRALRKRSGYDKGFAISDHADWDGILEVVKKSEAKNVYFHHGDSEALSKYLAEKESINVLLFGK, via the coding sequence TTGAGAACTAAACAAGAAGATTTAATTAGACATAAAGATGGAAATCTTTATTGTGAACTTGCCGATATTTGGATTGATCCAAGTAAGCCAGTAAGAAAGGCATTAATTACTCATGCTCATTTTGATCACTTTACATTTGGCTGTGAAGAATACATTTCTACTAAGGAGACTGCGATACTTATTAAAGGAAGAGTTGGAGAAAATATCAAAATTAAGACTTTTGAATATGGGGAAGAATTTAAGATAAATGGCATTAATATTTCTTTTCATCCATCAGGTCACATCCTTGGATCTAGTCAAATAAGGTTTATTTTTGCTGAAGAAAAATGGCTAATTTCAGGTGACTTTAAGCTTCAAAAAGATGAGACTTGCAAACAATATGAAATAGTAAAAACTGATTATTTAATAAGCGAATGTACTTTTGGTTTACCAATATTTAAGTGGGATGAATCAAATAAAATAGCAAATGATATTTCAAAATGGATAACTAATTCGCCAGAAAAAACTTCTTTACTTTTCTGCTATACACTTGGAAAAGCTCAGAGATTGTTAAACGAAATTAGTCAAACAAATTTTAAAGGAAATATTTATTCCCATGGCAGTATCCATAAAATGAACAATATTTATAGGGAACTTGGAATTGATATTAAAGATACTATAAAAATTGAAAATAAAAAAAAGATAGATGAACTTAAAGGCAGTCTAATATTATTACCGCCATCTTTAAGTAAGGGCTCATATCTAAAAAATTTCAAAAATATTCAAACAGCTTTCGCGAGTGGATGGATGTCAATAAGAGCTCTAAGAAAAAGATCAGGATATGATAAAGGATTCGCAATCTCTGATCATGCGGATTGGGACGGAATTCTGGAAGTAGTAAAAAAGTCTGAAGCAAAAAATGTATATTTTCATCATGGAGATAGTGAAGCCTTAAGTAAATATTTAGCTGAAAAGGAATCAATAAATGTCCTTTTATTCGGTAAATAA
- a CDS encoding ATP-dependent DNA ligase, whose protein sequence is MSLKKFSELFGDLDSINSTNNKIELLKRYFLSNEPIDNSWAIYLLTGKSNKRFISGRYLKNLFSQIYQYPQWLIDTCYLKVGDSAEVITLLLKNKTTSKNKKLSNISLNELLSKTIPDLSKLNEDEKNLQIKNIWERLPEDYHLIFNKILTGTFRVGVSIGLITKSISKLINIDEEIISHRLMGNFRPSIDSYEFLINKNINLQELNSKPFPFLLANTIEDKIFKNSINDFQFEWKYDGIRMQLIKRSGNVSLWTRGQELVNESFPELVEKMLHIKDDFVLDGELLVWNFKEQIAYDFSSLQKRINRKSPTRSIQIKYPIIFISYDILEINGRDIREIKLENRRIELEKYYSKWQNKTENNISDIFRICDLIYPKDWSNALTYKEKSRENNTEGLIIKKKTSIYASGRKKGIWWKYKVDPMQLDAVLIYAKGGSGRRAGLYTDYSFALWKDQELIKFASAYSGLTNIEIKELDKWIRKNTIEKFGPVRSLKPEMVFEISFEKIQISKRHKSGIAVRFPRITKWRKDKKINDADSLENAYELMKKI, encoded by the coding sequence ATGAGCTTAAAAAAGTTTTCAGAATTATTTGGCGATCTAGATTCAATTAATAGTACAAATAATAAAATTGAACTTTTAAAAAGATATTTTTTATCAAATGAACCAATAGATAATTCATGGGCAATATATTTACTAACTGGAAAAAGTAATAAGAGATTTATTAGTGGAAGATATTTGAAAAATCTTTTTTCTCAAATATATCAATATCCTCAATGGTTAATTGATACCTGTTATTTAAAAGTAGGTGATTCTGCTGAGGTCATAACATTATTACTTAAAAATAAAACTACTTCCAAAAATAAAAAATTATCAAATATAAGTCTCAATGAATTACTAAGCAAAACAATACCTGATTTATCAAAACTTAATGAGGATGAGAAAAATTTACAAATTAAAAATATTTGGGAAAGATTACCTGAAGATTACCATTTAATTTTTAATAAAATTCTTACAGGCACTTTTAGAGTAGGAGTCTCTATCGGATTAATTACAAAATCAATATCAAAACTAATTAATATTGATGAAGAAATTATTTCTCATAGGTTGATGGGTAATTTCAGGCCTTCAATTGATTCATATGAATTTTTAATTAATAAGAATATCAATCTTCAAGAGTTAAATTCCAAACCATTTCCATTTCTTCTAGCGAATACTATTGAAGATAAAATCTTCAAAAATTCAATAAATGATTTTCAATTTGAATGGAAATATGACGGTATAAGGATGCAATTAATTAAAAGATCAGGCAACGTTTCATTATGGACAAGAGGTCAAGAATTAGTCAATGAATCTTTCCCAGAATTAGTAGAGAAAATGTTGCATATAAAAGATGATTTTGTTCTTGATGGGGAATTATTAGTTTGGAATTTTAAAGAACAAATTGCGTATGATTTTTCTTCACTTCAAAAAAGAATAAATAGAAAATCGCCTACTAGATCAATACAAATAAAATATCCAATAATTTTTATTTCTTATGATATTTTAGAGATTAATGGAAGAGATATAAGAGAAATTAAATTAGAGAATAGAAGAATTGAGTTAGAAAAATATTATTCAAAATGGCAAAATAAAACTGAGAATAATATCTCTGATATTTTCAGAATATGCGATTTAATCTATCCTAAAGATTGGTCTAATGCTTTAACTTATAAAGAAAAGTCTCGTGAAAATAATACTGAAGGATTAATAATTAAGAAAAAGACGTCTATATACGCGTCAGGGAGAAAAAAAGGAATTTGGTGGAAATATAAAGTTGATCCAATGCAATTAGATGCTGTTCTAATTTACGCTAAGGGAGGAAGCGGTAGAAGAGCTGGTCTGTATACAGATTATAGTTTTGCATTATGGAAAGACCAAGAATTAATTAAATTTGCAAGTGCATATTCTGGTTTAACAAATATAGAGATTAAAGAACTCGATAAATGGATAAGGAAAAACACAATAGAAAAATTTGGTCCTGTTAGATCATTGAAACCAGAAATGGTATTCGAAATATCTTTTGAGAAAATACAAATTTCAAAACGTCATAAGTCAGGCATAGCAGTAAGATTTCCAAGAATCACAAAATGGAGAAAAGATAAAAAAATCAATGATGCAGATAGCCTAGAGAATGCTTATGAACTGATGAAAAAAATATAA
- a CDS encoding competence protein ComC — protein sequence MSISKILNSLEKSWERDDILLNIKNGSRTDEIVNEFLAKNERQIKELNSLLRPEDIDLLNQVEQLSNCESKLINEIKNLNYLENHENHQMINQKKIVPSNRVSFNKISSFMINWSNKFVIITLLTISAIALSKQAWA from the coding sequence ATGAGTATAAGCAAAATATTAAATTCTCTTGAAAAGTCTTGGGAAAGAGATGATATTCTTTTAAATATAAAGAATGGGTCAAGAACAGATGAGATAGTTAATGAATTTCTTGCGAAAAACGAAAGACAAATTAAAGAATTAAATTCTCTATTAAGACCAGAAGATATTGATTTATTAAATCAAGTAGAACAACTCTCAAATTGTGAATCTAAATTAATAAATGAGATTAAAAATTTAAATTATTTAGAAAATCATGAAAATCATCAAATGATAAATCAGAAAAAAATTGTGCCATCTAATAGAGTTTCTTTTAACAAAATTAGTTCATTCATGATTAATTGGAGCAACAAATTTGTAATTATTACTTTATTAACAATTTCAGCAATAGCTTTATCAAAACAAGCATGGGCATAA
- a CDS encoding translation initiation factor IF-2 N-terminal domain-containing protein has product MSINTPIFSIAKDLNVESNRILLACKKLGINAKGATKRLNEKELEKIKSYFEKGKNVSDEVININKVKTKSSSKKIAEKVKIKYFANRLIRKS; this is encoded by the coding sequence ATGTCTATCAACACTCCAATTTTTTCTATTGCAAAAGATCTTAATGTCGAAAGCAATAGAATATTATTAGCCTGCAAGAAACTTGGAATCAACGCAAAAGGGGCGACAAAAAGATTGAATGAAAAAGAATTAGAAAAGATCAAAAGTTATTTTGAAAAGGGCAAAAATGTATCAGATGAAGTGATCAATATAAATAAAGTTAAAACCAAAAGCAGTTCTAAAAAAATTGCAGAAAAGGTAAAGATAAAATATTTTGCAAATAGACTTATTCGCAAATCTTAA
- the pdeM gene encoding ligase-associated DNA damage response endonuclease PdeM yields MKKSSLKFYWEDTLLEMLPSRALFLPETKELLICDIHLGKAEYFQQNGIPLTNNSDKKNFARIKKIVKRYSPEKLIILGDLFHSKYSIDKILQKKVEALPELLKTNVELVLGNHDAGCDIKNIKIFNVRKTKNITFSHEPVNLENNKTLNICGHYHPKIYLKNNGDKLSFRCFAMDKNKNTLFLPAFGDLTGGYPCKKSFKKWAIVSEEEIIEIKSYEKSY; encoded by the coding sequence ATGAAAAAAAGTTCTCTTAAATTTTATTGGGAAGATACATTGTTAGAAATGCTTCCTTCAAGAGCGTTATTTCTACCGGAAACAAAAGAGTTGTTAATATGCGATATTCATCTTGGGAAAGCTGAGTATTTTCAGCAAAATGGTATACCTCTTACTAATAATTCAGATAAAAAAAATTTCGCAAGAATAAAAAAAATAGTAAAAAGATATAGTCCTGAAAAGTTAATAATATTGGGAGATTTATTCCACAGCAAATATTCAATAGATAAAATTCTTCAAAAAAAAGTTGAGGCCCTTCCTGAACTACTAAAAACTAATGTTGAACTCGTTCTCGGAAATCATGATGCAGGTTGTGATATTAAAAATATAAAAATTTTTAATGTTAGAAAAACTAAAAATATTACTTTTAGCCATGAACCAGTTAATTTAGAAAACAATAAAACCTTGAATATTTGTGGACATTATCATCCAAAAATCTATTTAAAAAACAATGGAGATAAATTATCTTTTAGGTGTTTTGCAATGGATAAAAATAAAAATACTTTATTTTTACCTGCATTTGGAGACTTAACAGGAGGATATCCCTGCAAAAAGTCATTTAAAAAATGGGCAATTGTTTCTGAAGAAGAAATTATCGAAATAAAATCTTATGAAAAATCCTATTGA
- a CDS encoding DUF2103 domain-containing protein: MGRLVLNHSTNIEGLIPILQKLALNINIKTITPAAISRVRGRSSKLIIRLSVKTINGYKAIARKGKTAQEVFISTDLSKDDLKQIIDIYNSK, from the coding sequence TTGGGTAGATTAGTCTTAAATCATAGTACGAATATAGAAGGTCTAATTCCAATACTCCAGAAGTTAGCGCTAAACATAAATATCAAGACAATAACTCCTGCTGCGATATCAAGAGTGAGGGGAAGATCTTCTAAATTGATAATTAGATTGTCAGTAAAAACAATAAATGGGTATAAAGCAATAGCAAGAAAGGGTAAAACAGCCCAAGAAGTTTTTATTTCAACAGACTTAAGTAAAGATGATTTAAAACAAATTATAGATATTTATAATAGTAAGTAG
- the petN gene encoding cytochrome b6-f complex subunit PetN, with the protein MIFQIGWAALAAIFTFSIAMVVWGRNGDGSIDI; encoded by the coding sequence ATGATCTTTCAAATAGGTTGGGCAGCATTGGCTGCAATTTTTACTTTTTCAATTGCCATGGTTGTTTGGGGAAGAAATGGTGACGGATCTATTGATATATGA
- a CDS encoding ligase-associated DNA damage response DEXH box helicase produces MKNINQNNKQNNLISKIKQFFFRNGWEPLPYQIESWEAFFNGQNGIIQVPTGCGKTYAALMGPLSQIEDPKNNKSVQILLITPLKALTRDLKNSIQLAALHFSKEITVEIRNGDTTSYEKKKQLAKPPNILITTPESLSLLLSNKKSNYLFKDLSSIIIDEWHELMGSKRGNQCELSLSWLRGNIKNLKIWAMSATIGNIEEAARAIVGMKAIRPKIISTNIQKEIEIISVLPDEQTTFPWSGHLGIRSHSSLLKILDINKSTLLFTNTRNQSERWYQCLKFFLPEMDDKIALHHGSLDKEDRKRVEEGVKEGLIKWVVCTSSLDLGVDFQPVDQIVQIGSAKNLARLIQRAGRSAHRPGGKSKIIFMPTNSLELLEISAMRRIIKSGISEEIRLPELSYDVLLQHLISLACGNGFDPKIEKERIKNCWSYRNLKDQDWDWCLNFLEYGGRCLKAYPKYKKIVKEESQNNNENFKYFVKDKTLIRMHKFNIGTITSDKFVNVKYIKGKSLGNLEENFASKLNPGDTFYFAGKMLQFVRIRDMILYVKKSTKKSSLIPAWVGGQMAISDLLCESLRKEIDLCNELENYDYLNPELNSLRPILKKQKVLSNIPKKDEFLIEIYKTKDLSNLFVFTLDGKFVNEGIAFLWALRLAKLKQSTFSITANDFGFSLTTAEDYDFSIIKKEADYFLDNKKLEEDLENAINFSELTKRRFKNIAQISGLVNQNNPTKTKTSSQLQISSSLFYDVFTKYEEDHLLIRQSHQEVKKYQLENERISRSLERLKNFKMLLNEIKTPTPFSFPLLVERLKNTLSNEPIEKRVEKLIKKYSD; encoded by the coding sequence ATGAAAAATATTAATCAAAATAATAAGCAAAATAATTTAATTTCTAAAATTAAACAGTTTTTCTTCAGAAATGGATGGGAGCCATTACCCTACCAGATCGAATCTTGGGAAGCATTTTTTAATGGGCAGAATGGAATAATACAAGTGCCTACTGGATGCGGCAAAACTTATGCTGCATTAATGGGGCCTCTATCACAGATAGAAGATCCCAAAAATAATAAAAGTGTGCAAATATTATTAATAACGCCTTTAAAAGCACTAACTAGAGATTTAAAAAATTCCATACAATTAGCAGCTTTACATTTTAGTAAAGAAATCACTGTTGAAATTAGGAATGGGGATACCACCTCATATGAAAAGAAAAAACAATTAGCTAAACCACCTAATATTCTTATAACGACTCCAGAGTCTCTATCACTTTTACTTTCTAATAAAAAATCTAATTATCTGTTTAAGGACTTGTCATCAATAATTATTGATGAATGGCATGAATTGATGGGTAGTAAAAGAGGTAACCAGTGCGAATTATCTTTAAGTTGGCTCAGAGGAAATATAAAAAATTTAAAAATTTGGGCAATGTCTGCAACTATAGGAAATATTGAAGAAGCGGCAAGAGCAATAGTTGGTATGAAAGCTATTAGGCCCAAAATAATAAGTACAAATATTCAAAAAGAGATCGAAATTATAAGTGTTTTACCTGATGAGCAAACGACCTTTCCATGGAGTGGGCATCTTGGGATTAGAAGTCATTCTTCACTTTTAAAAATCCTAGATATAAATAAAAGCACTTTATTATTCACCAATACAAGAAATCAATCTGAAAGATGGTATCAGTGTCTTAAATTTTTTCTCCCAGAGATGGATGACAAAATCGCACTTCATCATGGATCCCTAGATAAAGAAGATAGAAAAAGAGTTGAAGAAGGAGTTAAAGAAGGATTAATAAAATGGGTAGTCTGCACCAGCTCATTAGATTTAGGGGTTGACTTCCAACCTGTAGATCAAATAGTTCAAATTGGTAGTGCAAAGAATTTAGCCAGGCTTATCCAAAGAGCGGGTAGAAGTGCTCATAGACCAGGCGGAAAATCAAAAATAATTTTTATGCCTACTAATTCTCTGGAGTTATTAGAGATTAGTGCCATGAGAAGAATAATAAAAAGTGGTATATCTGAGGAAATTAGACTTCCTGAATTATCTTATGATGTGCTTCTACAACATCTAATAAGTTTGGCATGCGGAAATGGCTTTGATCCGAAAATTGAGAAAGAAAGAATTAAAAATTGCTGGAGTTATAGAAACTTAAAAGATCAAGATTGGGATTGGTGTCTTAACTTTTTAGAATATGGAGGAAGATGTCTTAAAGCATACCCAAAATATAAAAAGATAGTTAAAGAAGAATCACAAAATAATAATGAAAACTTTAAATATTTTGTAAAAGACAAAACTTTAATAAGAATGCATAAGTTCAATATTGGGACAATTACAAGTGACAAATTTGTGAATGTTAAATATATCAAAGGTAAATCCTTAGGAAATTTAGAGGAGAACTTTGCTTCAAAATTAAATCCTGGAGATACCTTTTACTTTGCCGGTAAAATGCTTCAATTTGTAAGAATCAGAGATATGATTTTATACGTAAAAAAATCAACAAAAAAGAGTTCACTAATTCCTGCATGGGTTGGAGGTCAAATGGCAATTTCTGATCTACTTTGTGAAAGTTTGAGAAAAGAAATAGATTTATGCAATGAATTAGAAAATTATGATTACTTAAATCCTGAACTAAATTCATTACGCCCAATATTAAAGAAACAAAAGGTTCTTTCAAATATTCCAAAGAAAGATGAATTCCTTATAGAAATATATAAAACTAAGGATTTATCAAATCTTTTTGTTTTTACACTTGATGGCAAATTTGTAAATGAAGGAATTGCGTTTCTATGGGCTTTAAGATTGGCAAAATTAAAACAATCTACATTTAGTATTACTGCTAATGATTTTGGATTCAGCTTAACTACCGCAGAAGATTATGATTTTTCCATAATAAAAAAAGAAGCTGATTACTTTTTGGATAACAAAAAATTAGAAGAAGATCTGGAAAATGCAATTAATTTTTCAGAATTGACAAAACGTAGATTCAAAAATATTGCCCAAATAAGTGGACTTGTAAATCAAAATAATCCAACCAAAACAAAAACTTCCTCTCAACTTCAAATAAGTTCAAGTCTTTTCTACGATGTCTTTACTAAATATGAAGAAGACCATCTTTTGATAAGACAATCGCATCAAGAAGTTAAAAAATATCAATTAGAAAATGAAAGAATATCTAGATCATTAGAAAGATTAAAAAATTTTAAAATGCTATTAAACGAGATAAAAACTCCAACTCCTTTTTCTTTCCCTTTATTAGTTGAAAGACTCAAAAATACTTTAAGCAATGAACCAATAGAAAAAAGAGTAGAAAAACTTATAAAAAAATATAGTGATTAA